From the genome of Colius striatus isolate bColStr4 chromosome 15, bColStr4.1.hap1, whole genome shotgun sequence, one region includes:
- the LOC104553437 gene encoding cullin-associated NEDD8-dissociated protein 1 isoform X3: MASVSYHISSLLEKMTSTDKDFRFMATNDLMMELQKDSIKLDEDSEKKVVKMLLKLLEDKNGEVQNLAVKCLGPLVGKVKEYQVETIVDTLCTNMLSDKEQLRDISSIGLKTVISELPPAATGSSMTANVCKKITAQLTGAIGKQEDVSVQLEALDILSDMLSRLGGTLYSFHSSILNCLLPQLTSPRLAVRKRAIIALGHLVLTCSGNVFSELTEHLLVELKRNESTSTTRTYIQCVAGISRQAGHRIGEHLEKIIPLVVQYCNVEDDELREYCFQAFESFVRRCPKEIDPHIPNVMGLCLKYITFDPNYNYDNEEEEEMMETENGEDEEQESDDEYSDDDDISWKVRRSAAKCLEALVSSRHDLLQDFYKTLSPVLISRFKEREENVKADIFSTYISLLKQTVPSQSWLPASGASGKDDVPLTMLQSQVPSIVKALHKQLKEKSIKSRQGCFCLLTELANVLPGCLADHISSLVPGIVFSLADKSSSSNMRIDSLSFLHVLLCNHPPEVFHPHIKILLPPIVTCIGDPFYKITSEALLVTQQLVKVIRPLDKSCTFDAKPYLKDLFPVTLKRLKAADIDQEVKERAISCMAQIIYNLGDHLSNDLQPTLKIFLERLKNEITRLTTVKALTLIASSPLKIDLRPLLGEGFPILASFLRKNQRALKLSTLTALDVLVKNYSDSLKPSMIESVLAELPALITENDMHVSQVAIVFLTTLTKVYPSCISKISGSVLAEILQLVHSPLLQGGALNAITDFFQALVLTQTAAVGYSELVQQLTAPVYRPGPAAVHKQAYCSVAKCVAALSAACPKEAPATVNQFIQDVKSPKSSSAVQVLALLSLAEVGRATSLSAQRELKAVILEAFTSPSEEVKSAASYALGNVSVGNLGEYLPFMLKEIGSQPKRQYLLLHSLKEVISACPADSLRPYVEDIWALLFKHCECTEEGTRNVVAECLGKLTLVNPSELLPRLKKQLPSGSPHARSTVVTAVKFTIADQPQPIDALLKGCIGDFLKTLQDPDLNVRRVALAMFNSAAHNKPSLIRELLKAVLPSLYSETKVRRELIREKWGHSSTQWMMALM; encoded by the exons ATGGCCAGCGTCTCGTACCACATCTCCAGCCTGCTGGAGAAGATGACCTCCACGGACAAGGACTTCAG GTTTATGGCCACCAACGACCTGATGATGGAGCTGCAGAAAGACTCGATAAAACTTGATGAGGACAGTGAGAAAAAAGTtgtgaaaatgcttttgaaattgCTGGAGGACAAAAATGGAGAAGTACAGAACCTCGCTGTCAAGTG CCTGGGCCCGCTGGTTGGCAAGGTGAAGGAGTACCAGGTGGAAACCATTGTGGATACGCTGTGTACAAATATGTTATCAGACAAGGAGCAGCTGCGGGATATCTCCAGCATTGGACTGAAAACAGTCATCTCCGAGCTGCCACCGGCTGCTACAG GCTCCAGCATGACAGCAAATGTGTGCAAAAAGATCACAGCCCAGCTGACAGGAGCCATTGGCAAGCAGGAGGATGTATCTGTGCAGCTGGAGGCTCTTGACATCCTGTCAGATATGCTGAGCAG ACTAGGGGGAACACTCTACTCTTTCCATTCCTCCATCCTGAACTGCCTCCTACCCCAGctgaccagccccaggctggcagtACGTAAAAGGGCCATCATTGCCTTGGGTCATCTGGTCTTGACCTGCAGTGGAAACGTCTTCTCAGAGCTCACAGAGCACCTGCTTGTTGAGCTGAAGAGGAATGAGTCTACTTCTACTACCAGGACATACATTCAGTGTGTTGCTGGCATCAGTAGGCAAGCTGGACACCGCATAG GAGAACATCTGGAGAAGATAATTCCCCTGGTTGTTCAGTACTGTAACGTGGAAGATGACGAGCTGAGAGAGTACTGCTTTCAGGCCTTTGAGTCTTTTGTGAGAAG GTGCCCAAAGGAGATTGACCCTCACATCCCTAATGTGATGGGGTTGTGTTTGAAGTACATCACCTTTGATCCAAACTACAACTACGAtaatgaggaggaggaagagatgatGGAAACTGAAAATGGAGAGGATGAAGAGCAAG aGAGCGACGATGAGTACAGCGACGACGACGACATCAGCTGGAAGGTCCGCAGGTCTGCGGCCAAGTGCCTGGAGGCCCTTGTCAGCAGCAGGCACGACCTTCTTCAGGACTTCTACAAAACTCTTTCCCCGGTCTTGATAAGCAGATTcaaagagagggaggagaatgTCAAAGCTGACATCTTCAGCACATACATCTCCTTGCTGAAGCAAACAGTGCCGAGCCAGAGCTGGCTGCCTGCGTCAGGGGCCTCTGGCAAAGATGATGTTCCTCTGACAATGCTTCAGAGCCAG GTCCCCAGCATCGTCAAGGCCTTGCAcaagcagctgaaagaaaagagcaTCAAATCAAGACAGGGTTGTTTCTGCCTCCTGACAGAGCTGGCCAATGTTCTTCCTGGATGCTTGGCAGATCACATCTCTTCACTTGTCCCTG GTATTGTTTTCTCCTTGGCTGATAAATCCAGCTCCTCCAACATGAGGATTGATTCACTCtcttttcttcatgttcttCTTTGCAACCACCCACCAGAGGTATTTCATCCTCATATCAAAATCCTTTTACCTCCCATTGTGACCTGTATTGGAGACCCCTTTTATAAGATCACTTCAGAAGCTCTGCTGGTTACTCAGCAACTTGTGAAAGTCATCAGGCCTTTGGACAAATCCTGCACTTTTGATGCCAAGCCCTACTTGAAGGACCTTTTCCCTGTTACTCTGAAGCGACTGAAGGCAGCTGACATTGACCAGGAGGTGAAAGAGCGCGCTATCTCCTGCATGGCACAGATTATTTACAATCTGGGAGACCATTTAAGCAATGATCTCCAGCCAACCCTCAAGATATTTCTGGAGAGGCTCAAAAATGAAATCACCAGATTGACAACAGTCAAAGCGTTAACCTTAATTGCCAGTTCTCCCCTTAAAATAGATTTGAGGCCCCTTCTAGGGGAAGGTTTCCCCATTCTAGCTTCCTTCTTGAGAAAGAATCAACGTGCCTTGAAGCTGAGCACTCTGACTGCTCTGGATGTCCTGGTGAAGAACTACAGTGACAGCCTCAAGCCTTCCATGATAGAGTCTGTCCTAGCAGAGCTCCCTGCCCTAATTACTGAGAACGACATGCATGTTTCCCAGGTGGCTATCGTGTTCCTCACCACTTTGACTAAGGTTTATCCATCCTGCATCTCCAAGATCAGCGGTTCGGTTCTTGCAGAGATCCTTCAGCTTGTGCACTCGCCTTTGCTTCAGGGAGGGGCGCTGAACGCCATCACAGACTTCTTCCAGGCCCTGGTCCTGACGCAGACAGCGGCCGTGGGCTACTCAGAGCTGGTGCAGCAGCTGACAGCCCCCGTGTACCGCCCGGGCCCGGCCGCGGTGCACAAGCAGGCGTATTGCTCTGTCGCAAAGTGCGTGGCAGCCCTTTCCGCAGCCTGCCCGAAGGAAGCCCCTGCCACGGTGAACCAGTTCATCCAGGATGTAAAGAGCCCCAAGTCCAGCTCTGCTGTCCAAGTGCTAGCTTTGCTTTCACTGGCAGAGGTGGGGCGTGCCACGAGCCTCAGTGCTCAGCGGGAGCTCAAGGCGGTCATCCTGGAGGCGTTCACTTCCCCCAGCGAAGAGGTGAAATCCGCCGCGTCCTACGCGCTGGGCAACGTCAGCGTCGGGAACCTTGGGGAGTATCTCCCCTTCATGCTGAAGGAGATTGGAAGCCAGCCCAAGAGACAGTACCTCCTGCTGCACTCTCTGAAAGAAGTCATCAGCGCCTGCCCGGCTGACAGCCTCAGACCTTACGTGGAGGATATCTGGGCTCTGCTTTTCAAGCACTGTGAGTGCACAGAGGAAGGGACACGCAACGTGGTGGCTGAATGCCTGGGGAAGCTGACTCTGGTGAACCCTTCTGAGCTGCTGCCCCGGCTGAAAAAGCAGCTGCCATCAG GCTCTCCTCATGCCCGGAGCACGGTGGTAACTGCAGTCAAATTCACAATTGCAGAccagcctcagcccattgatGCTCTCCTGAAGGGCTGCATAG GTGACTTCTTAAAAACTCTCCAGGATCCAGACCTCAATGTTCGACGTGTGGCTTTAGCCATGTTCAATTCTGCTGCTCACAACAAACCGTCTTTAATCCGGGAGCTCCTGAAGGCAGTTCTGCCCAGCCTGTACAGCGAGACCAAGGTCCGGAGGGAGCTCATCCGGGAG AAATGGGGCCATTCAAGCACACAGTGGATGATGGCCTTGATGTGA
- the LOC104553437 gene encoding cullin-associated NEDD8-dissociated protein 1 isoform X1: MASVSYHISSLLEKMTSTDKDFRFMATNDLMMELQKDSIKLDEDSEKKVVKMLLKLLEDKNGEVQNLAVKCLGPLVGKVKEYQVETIVDTLCTNMLSDKEQLRDISSIGLKTVISELPPAATGSSMTANVCKKITAQLTGAIGKQEDVSVQLEALDILSDMLSRLGGTLYSFHSSILNCLLPQLTSPRLAVRKRAIIALGHLVLTCSGNVFSELTEHLLVELKRNESTSTTRTYIQCVAGISRQAGHRIGEHLEKIIPLVVQYCNVEDDELREYCFQAFESFVRRCPKEIDPHIPNVMGLCLKYITFDPNYNYDNEEEEEMMETENGEDEEQESDDEYSDDDDISWKVRRSAAKCLEALVSSRHDLLQDFYKTLSPVLISRFKEREENVKADIFSTYISLLKQTVPSQSWLPASGASGKDDVPLTMLQSQVPSIVKALHKQLKEKSIKSRQGCFCLLTELANVLPGCLADHISSLVPGIVFSLADKSSSSNMRIDSLSFLHVLLCNHPPEVFHPHIKILLPPIVTCIGDPFYKITSEALLVTQQLVKVIRPLDKSCTFDAKPYLKDLFPVTLKRLKAADIDQEVKERAISCMAQIIYNLGDHLSNDLQPTLKIFLERLKNEITRLTTVKALTLIASSPLKIDLRPLLGEGFPILASFLRKNQRALKLSTLTALDVLVKNYSDSLKPSMIESVLAELPALITENDMHVSQVAIVFLTTLTKVYPSCISKISGSVLAEILQLVHSPLLQGGALNAITDFFQALVLTQTAAVGYSELVQQLTAPVYRPGPAAVHKQAYCSVAKCVAALSAACPKEAPATVNQFIQDVKSPKSSSAVQVLALLSLAEVGRATSLSAQRELKAVILEAFTSPSEEVKSAASYALGNVSVGNLGEYLPFMLKEIGSQPKRQYLLLHSLKEVISACPADSLRPYVEDIWALLFKHCECTEEGTRNVVAECLGKLTLVNPSELLPRLKKQLPSGSPHARSTVVTAVKFTIADQPQPIDALLKGCIGDFLKTLQDPDLNVRRVALAMFNSAAHNKPSLIRELLKAVLPSLYSETKVRRELIREVEMGPFKHTVDDGLDVRKAAFECMYTLLESCLDQLDIYEYLNHVEDGLKDHYDIRMLTFIMLARLCTLCPNAVLQRLERLIEPLRATCSTKVKAGSVKQEFEKQDELKRSAMRAVAALLTIPEVEKSPVMAEFSSQIRANPEMASLFESIQKDSASLPTSESMDMS; this comes from the exons ATGGCCAGCGTCTCGTACCACATCTCCAGCCTGCTGGAGAAGATGACCTCCACGGACAAGGACTTCAG GTTTATGGCCACCAACGACCTGATGATGGAGCTGCAGAAAGACTCGATAAAACTTGATGAGGACAGTGAGAAAAAAGTtgtgaaaatgcttttgaaattgCTGGAGGACAAAAATGGAGAAGTACAGAACCTCGCTGTCAAGTG CCTGGGCCCGCTGGTTGGCAAGGTGAAGGAGTACCAGGTGGAAACCATTGTGGATACGCTGTGTACAAATATGTTATCAGACAAGGAGCAGCTGCGGGATATCTCCAGCATTGGACTGAAAACAGTCATCTCCGAGCTGCCACCGGCTGCTACAG GCTCCAGCATGACAGCAAATGTGTGCAAAAAGATCACAGCCCAGCTGACAGGAGCCATTGGCAAGCAGGAGGATGTATCTGTGCAGCTGGAGGCTCTTGACATCCTGTCAGATATGCTGAGCAG ACTAGGGGGAACACTCTACTCTTTCCATTCCTCCATCCTGAACTGCCTCCTACCCCAGctgaccagccccaggctggcagtACGTAAAAGGGCCATCATTGCCTTGGGTCATCTGGTCTTGACCTGCAGTGGAAACGTCTTCTCAGAGCTCACAGAGCACCTGCTTGTTGAGCTGAAGAGGAATGAGTCTACTTCTACTACCAGGACATACATTCAGTGTGTTGCTGGCATCAGTAGGCAAGCTGGACACCGCATAG GAGAACATCTGGAGAAGATAATTCCCCTGGTTGTTCAGTACTGTAACGTGGAAGATGACGAGCTGAGAGAGTACTGCTTTCAGGCCTTTGAGTCTTTTGTGAGAAG GTGCCCAAAGGAGATTGACCCTCACATCCCTAATGTGATGGGGTTGTGTTTGAAGTACATCACCTTTGATCCAAACTACAACTACGAtaatgaggaggaggaagagatgatGGAAACTGAAAATGGAGAGGATGAAGAGCAAG aGAGCGACGATGAGTACAGCGACGACGACGACATCAGCTGGAAGGTCCGCAGGTCTGCGGCCAAGTGCCTGGAGGCCCTTGTCAGCAGCAGGCACGACCTTCTTCAGGACTTCTACAAAACTCTTTCCCCGGTCTTGATAAGCAGATTcaaagagagggaggagaatgTCAAAGCTGACATCTTCAGCACATACATCTCCTTGCTGAAGCAAACAGTGCCGAGCCAGAGCTGGCTGCCTGCGTCAGGGGCCTCTGGCAAAGATGATGTTCCTCTGACAATGCTTCAGAGCCAG GTCCCCAGCATCGTCAAGGCCTTGCAcaagcagctgaaagaaaagagcaTCAAATCAAGACAGGGTTGTTTCTGCCTCCTGACAGAGCTGGCCAATGTTCTTCCTGGATGCTTGGCAGATCACATCTCTTCACTTGTCCCTG GTATTGTTTTCTCCTTGGCTGATAAATCCAGCTCCTCCAACATGAGGATTGATTCACTCtcttttcttcatgttcttCTTTGCAACCACCCACCAGAGGTATTTCATCCTCATATCAAAATCCTTTTACCTCCCATTGTGACCTGTATTGGAGACCCCTTTTATAAGATCACTTCAGAAGCTCTGCTGGTTACTCAGCAACTTGTGAAAGTCATCAGGCCTTTGGACAAATCCTGCACTTTTGATGCCAAGCCCTACTTGAAGGACCTTTTCCCTGTTACTCTGAAGCGACTGAAGGCAGCTGACATTGACCAGGAGGTGAAAGAGCGCGCTATCTCCTGCATGGCACAGATTATTTACAATCTGGGAGACCATTTAAGCAATGATCTCCAGCCAACCCTCAAGATATTTCTGGAGAGGCTCAAAAATGAAATCACCAGATTGACAACAGTCAAAGCGTTAACCTTAATTGCCAGTTCTCCCCTTAAAATAGATTTGAGGCCCCTTCTAGGGGAAGGTTTCCCCATTCTAGCTTCCTTCTTGAGAAAGAATCAACGTGCCTTGAAGCTGAGCACTCTGACTGCTCTGGATGTCCTGGTGAAGAACTACAGTGACAGCCTCAAGCCTTCCATGATAGAGTCTGTCCTAGCAGAGCTCCCTGCCCTAATTACTGAGAACGACATGCATGTTTCCCAGGTGGCTATCGTGTTCCTCACCACTTTGACTAAGGTTTATCCATCCTGCATCTCCAAGATCAGCGGTTCGGTTCTTGCAGAGATCCTTCAGCTTGTGCACTCGCCTTTGCTTCAGGGAGGGGCGCTGAACGCCATCACAGACTTCTTCCAGGCCCTGGTCCTGACGCAGACAGCGGCCGTGGGCTACTCAGAGCTGGTGCAGCAGCTGACAGCCCCCGTGTACCGCCCGGGCCCGGCCGCGGTGCACAAGCAGGCGTATTGCTCTGTCGCAAAGTGCGTGGCAGCCCTTTCCGCAGCCTGCCCGAAGGAAGCCCCTGCCACGGTGAACCAGTTCATCCAGGATGTAAAGAGCCCCAAGTCCAGCTCTGCTGTCCAAGTGCTAGCTTTGCTTTCACTGGCAGAGGTGGGGCGTGCCACGAGCCTCAGTGCTCAGCGGGAGCTCAAGGCGGTCATCCTGGAGGCGTTCACTTCCCCCAGCGAAGAGGTGAAATCCGCCGCGTCCTACGCGCTGGGCAACGTCAGCGTCGGGAACCTTGGGGAGTATCTCCCCTTCATGCTGAAGGAGATTGGAAGCCAGCCCAAGAGACAGTACCTCCTGCTGCACTCTCTGAAAGAAGTCATCAGCGCCTGCCCGGCTGACAGCCTCAGACCTTACGTGGAGGATATCTGGGCTCTGCTTTTCAAGCACTGTGAGTGCACAGAGGAAGGGACACGCAACGTGGTGGCTGAATGCCTGGGGAAGCTGACTCTGGTGAACCCTTCTGAGCTGCTGCCCCGGCTGAAAAAGCAGCTGCCATCAG GCTCTCCTCATGCCCGGAGCACGGTGGTAACTGCAGTCAAATTCACAATTGCAGAccagcctcagcccattgatGCTCTCCTGAAGGGCTGCATAG GTGACTTCTTAAAAACTCTCCAGGATCCAGACCTCAATGTTCGACGTGTGGCTTTAGCCATGTTCAATTCTGCTGCTCACAACAAACCGTCTTTAATCCGGGAGCTCCTGAAGGCAGTTCTGCCCAGCCTGTACAGCGAGACCAAGGTCCGGAGGGAGCTCATCCGGGAG GTAGAAATGGGGCCATTCAAGCACACAGTGGATGATGGCCTTGATGTGAGGAAAGCTGCTTTTGAATGCATGTATAccctgctggagagctgcctTGACCAACTGGATATCTATGAGTACCTGAACCACGTGGAGGATGGGCTGAAGGATCACTACGACATCCGG atGCTGACGTTCATAATGCTGGCTCGGCTGTGCACACTGTGTCCCAACGCCGTGCTGCAGCGGCTCGAGCGCCTGATTGAACCACTccgggcaacctgttccacaaAG GTGAAAGCTGGTTCTGTCAAACAGGAGTTTGAGAAGCAGGATGAACTGAAGCGATCTGCCATGAGAGCCGTAGCTGCTCTCCTGACCATCCCTGAAGTAGAGAAGAGCCCAGTGATGGCCGAGTTTTCATCTCAGATCAGAGCCAATCCCGAAATGGCATCACTTTTTGAGAGCATTCAGAAGGACTCGGCTTCCCTGCCCACCTCAGAGTCAATGGACATGAGCTAA
- the LOC104553437 gene encoding cullin-associated NEDD8-dissociated protein 1 isoform X2: MEKYRTSLSSACLSGSVHSRKEMGRFTLRAPESLGPLVGKVKEYQVETIVDTLCTNMLSDKEQLRDISSIGLKTVISELPPAATGSSMTANVCKKITAQLTGAIGKQEDVSVQLEALDILSDMLSRLGGTLYSFHSSILNCLLPQLTSPRLAVRKRAIIALGHLVLTCSGNVFSELTEHLLVELKRNESTSTTRTYIQCVAGISRQAGHRIGEHLEKIIPLVVQYCNVEDDELREYCFQAFESFVRRCPKEIDPHIPNVMGLCLKYITFDPNYNYDNEEEEEMMETENGEDEEQESDDEYSDDDDISWKVRRSAAKCLEALVSSRHDLLQDFYKTLSPVLISRFKEREENVKADIFSTYISLLKQTVPSQSWLPASGASGKDDVPLTMLQSQVPSIVKALHKQLKEKSIKSRQGCFCLLTELANVLPGCLADHISSLVPGIVFSLADKSSSSNMRIDSLSFLHVLLCNHPPEVFHPHIKILLPPIVTCIGDPFYKITSEALLVTQQLVKVIRPLDKSCTFDAKPYLKDLFPVTLKRLKAADIDQEVKERAISCMAQIIYNLGDHLSNDLQPTLKIFLERLKNEITRLTTVKALTLIASSPLKIDLRPLLGEGFPILASFLRKNQRALKLSTLTALDVLVKNYSDSLKPSMIESVLAELPALITENDMHVSQVAIVFLTTLTKVYPSCISKISGSVLAEILQLVHSPLLQGGALNAITDFFQALVLTQTAAVGYSELVQQLTAPVYRPGPAAVHKQAYCSVAKCVAALSAACPKEAPATVNQFIQDVKSPKSSSAVQVLALLSLAEVGRATSLSAQRELKAVILEAFTSPSEEVKSAASYALGNVSVGNLGEYLPFMLKEIGSQPKRQYLLLHSLKEVISACPADSLRPYVEDIWALLFKHCECTEEGTRNVVAECLGKLTLVNPSELLPRLKKQLPSGSPHARSTVVTAVKFTIADQPQPIDALLKGCIGDFLKTLQDPDLNVRRVALAMFNSAAHNKPSLIRELLKAVLPSLYSETKVRRELIREVEMGPFKHTVDDGLDVRKAAFECMYTLLESCLDQLDIYEYLNHVEDGLKDHYDIRMLTFIMLARLCTLCPNAVLQRLERLIEPLRATCSTKVKAGSVKQEFEKQDELKRSAMRAVAALLTIPEVEKSPVMAEFSSQIRANPEMASLFESIQKDSASLPTSESMDMS; the protein is encoded by the exons ATGGAGAAGTACAGAACCTCGCTGTCAAGTG CATGTCTAAGTGGGAGTGTTCATTCTAGAAAAGAAATGGGTCGGTTCACGCTCAGGGCTCCAGAAAG CCTGGGCCCGCTGGTTGGCAAGGTGAAGGAGTACCAGGTGGAAACCATTGTGGATACGCTGTGTACAAATATGTTATCAGACAAGGAGCAGCTGCGGGATATCTCCAGCATTGGACTGAAAACAGTCATCTCCGAGCTGCCACCGGCTGCTACAG GCTCCAGCATGACAGCAAATGTGTGCAAAAAGATCACAGCCCAGCTGACAGGAGCCATTGGCAAGCAGGAGGATGTATCTGTGCAGCTGGAGGCTCTTGACATCCTGTCAGATATGCTGAGCAG ACTAGGGGGAACACTCTACTCTTTCCATTCCTCCATCCTGAACTGCCTCCTACCCCAGctgaccagccccaggctggcagtACGTAAAAGGGCCATCATTGCCTTGGGTCATCTGGTCTTGACCTGCAGTGGAAACGTCTTCTCAGAGCTCACAGAGCACCTGCTTGTTGAGCTGAAGAGGAATGAGTCTACTTCTACTACCAGGACATACATTCAGTGTGTTGCTGGCATCAGTAGGCAAGCTGGACACCGCATAG GAGAACATCTGGAGAAGATAATTCCCCTGGTTGTTCAGTACTGTAACGTGGAAGATGACGAGCTGAGAGAGTACTGCTTTCAGGCCTTTGAGTCTTTTGTGAGAAG GTGCCCAAAGGAGATTGACCCTCACATCCCTAATGTGATGGGGTTGTGTTTGAAGTACATCACCTTTGATCCAAACTACAACTACGAtaatgaggaggaggaagagatgatGGAAACTGAAAATGGAGAGGATGAAGAGCAAG aGAGCGACGATGAGTACAGCGACGACGACGACATCAGCTGGAAGGTCCGCAGGTCTGCGGCCAAGTGCCTGGAGGCCCTTGTCAGCAGCAGGCACGACCTTCTTCAGGACTTCTACAAAACTCTTTCCCCGGTCTTGATAAGCAGATTcaaagagagggaggagaatgTCAAAGCTGACATCTTCAGCACATACATCTCCTTGCTGAAGCAAACAGTGCCGAGCCAGAGCTGGCTGCCTGCGTCAGGGGCCTCTGGCAAAGATGATGTTCCTCTGACAATGCTTCAGAGCCAG GTCCCCAGCATCGTCAAGGCCTTGCAcaagcagctgaaagaaaagagcaTCAAATCAAGACAGGGTTGTTTCTGCCTCCTGACAGAGCTGGCCAATGTTCTTCCTGGATGCTTGGCAGATCACATCTCTTCACTTGTCCCTG GTATTGTTTTCTCCTTGGCTGATAAATCCAGCTCCTCCAACATGAGGATTGATTCACTCtcttttcttcatgttcttCTTTGCAACCACCCACCAGAGGTATTTCATCCTCATATCAAAATCCTTTTACCTCCCATTGTGACCTGTATTGGAGACCCCTTTTATAAGATCACTTCAGAAGCTCTGCTGGTTACTCAGCAACTTGTGAAAGTCATCAGGCCTTTGGACAAATCCTGCACTTTTGATGCCAAGCCCTACTTGAAGGACCTTTTCCCTGTTACTCTGAAGCGACTGAAGGCAGCTGACATTGACCAGGAGGTGAAAGAGCGCGCTATCTCCTGCATGGCACAGATTATTTACAATCTGGGAGACCATTTAAGCAATGATCTCCAGCCAACCCTCAAGATATTTCTGGAGAGGCTCAAAAATGAAATCACCAGATTGACAACAGTCAAAGCGTTAACCTTAATTGCCAGTTCTCCCCTTAAAATAGATTTGAGGCCCCTTCTAGGGGAAGGTTTCCCCATTCTAGCTTCCTTCTTGAGAAAGAATCAACGTGCCTTGAAGCTGAGCACTCTGACTGCTCTGGATGTCCTGGTGAAGAACTACAGTGACAGCCTCAAGCCTTCCATGATAGAGTCTGTCCTAGCAGAGCTCCCTGCCCTAATTACTGAGAACGACATGCATGTTTCCCAGGTGGCTATCGTGTTCCTCACCACTTTGACTAAGGTTTATCCATCCTGCATCTCCAAGATCAGCGGTTCGGTTCTTGCAGAGATCCTTCAGCTTGTGCACTCGCCTTTGCTTCAGGGAGGGGCGCTGAACGCCATCACAGACTTCTTCCAGGCCCTGGTCCTGACGCAGACAGCGGCCGTGGGCTACTCAGAGCTGGTGCAGCAGCTGACAGCCCCCGTGTACCGCCCGGGCCCGGCCGCGGTGCACAAGCAGGCGTATTGCTCTGTCGCAAAGTGCGTGGCAGCCCTTTCCGCAGCCTGCCCGAAGGAAGCCCCTGCCACGGTGAACCAGTTCATCCAGGATGTAAAGAGCCCCAAGTCCAGCTCTGCTGTCCAAGTGCTAGCTTTGCTTTCACTGGCAGAGGTGGGGCGTGCCACGAGCCTCAGTGCTCAGCGGGAGCTCAAGGCGGTCATCCTGGAGGCGTTCACTTCCCCCAGCGAAGAGGTGAAATCCGCCGCGTCCTACGCGCTGGGCAACGTCAGCGTCGGGAACCTTGGGGAGTATCTCCCCTTCATGCTGAAGGAGATTGGAAGCCAGCCCAAGAGACAGTACCTCCTGCTGCACTCTCTGAAAGAAGTCATCAGCGCCTGCCCGGCTGACAGCCTCAGACCTTACGTGGAGGATATCTGGGCTCTGCTTTTCAAGCACTGTGAGTGCACAGAGGAAGGGACACGCAACGTGGTGGCTGAATGCCTGGGGAAGCTGACTCTGGTGAACCCTTCTGAGCTGCTGCCCCGGCTGAAAAAGCAGCTGCCATCAG GCTCTCCTCATGCCCGGAGCACGGTGGTAACTGCAGTCAAATTCACAATTGCAGAccagcctcagcccattgatGCTCTCCTGAAGGGCTGCATAG GTGACTTCTTAAAAACTCTCCAGGATCCAGACCTCAATGTTCGACGTGTGGCTTTAGCCATGTTCAATTCTGCTGCTCACAACAAACCGTCTTTAATCCGGGAGCTCCTGAAGGCAGTTCTGCCCAGCCTGTACAGCGAGACCAAGGTCCGGAGGGAGCTCATCCGGGAG GTAGAAATGGGGCCATTCAAGCACACAGTGGATGATGGCCTTGATGTGAGGAAAGCTGCTTTTGAATGCATGTATAccctgctggagagctgcctTGACCAACTGGATATCTATGAGTACCTGAACCACGTGGAGGATGGGCTGAAGGATCACTACGACATCCGG atGCTGACGTTCATAATGCTGGCTCGGCTGTGCACACTGTGTCCCAACGCCGTGCTGCAGCGGCTCGAGCGCCTGATTGAACCACTccgggcaacctgttccacaaAG GTGAAAGCTGGTTCTGTCAAACAGGAGTTTGAGAAGCAGGATGAACTGAAGCGATCTGCCATGAGAGCCGTAGCTGCTCTCCTGACCATCCCTGAAGTAGAGAAGAGCCCAGTGATGGCCGAGTTTTCATCTCAGATCAGAGCCAATCCCGAAATGGCATCACTTTTTGAGAGCATTCAGAAGGACTCGGCTTCCCTGCCCACCTCAGAGTCAATGGACATGAGCTAA